In Nocardioides daphniae, the DNA window AGGTGGGCGCTGACCCGGTCGTGGCCGATGCCCTGACGGATCTGCAGGGTCAGGAAGGCCGTCACCGGGTGCCCCAGTGCAGCCGGGGAGAGGTGCGGGTGCCAGCCGGTGATCACGCCGCGCTCGGCGAGCCGGTCGAGCCGCGCCTGCACGGTGCCGCGGCCACGCCCAGGCGCCGGGAGGCCGCCAGCACTCCGACGTGAGGCTCCTCGGTGAAGAGTCTGAGCAGTCTGCTGTCCAGTTCGTCCATGTCGCGCCTCCGTGGTGGGCAGGTTGTGCACTCGATCCGTGTGCTGTTGCGCACACTGCATCATGGCGCAGAAGGTGTGGCCATGACATCCCAGGCCACGCCCCAGCACCCGATGGAGACCCTGACTGCCGACGAGCTCCGTGCCGAGCTCACCGTCGAGCAGCTGCGCGAGCTCGTGGGCCTGGTGGAGTACGACCCCTCCAACGACCCGTTCCCAGTCCGCGCCCTCGACGCGGTCTGCTTCATCGTCGGCAACGCGACGCAGGCCGCTGCGTACTACCAGCTCGCCTTCGGCATGGAGCTCGAGGCCTACCGTGGCCCCGAGACCGGCTGGCGCGACTCGAAGTCGTACGTGCTGCGCTCGGGCTCGGCGCGCTTCGTGCTCTCCGGGGGAGTGGCACCCGACAGCCCGCTGCACGACCACCACCGCCAGCACGGTGACGGCGTCGTCGACCTGGCCATGGAGGTGCCGGACGTCGACGTCTGCATCAACCACGCCCGGGCGATGGGCGCCACCATCCTGGTCGAGCCGCACGATGAGACCGACGAGCACGGCACCGTGCGCACGGCGGCGATCGCGACGTACGGGGAGACCCGCCACACCCTCGTCGACCGTTCCCGCTACGACGGCCCCTACCTGCCGGGCTACGTCGCCCGCACCTCAACGGTGGTGCGCGGGGAGGGTCACCCGCGCCGGCTCTTCCAGGCCGTCGACCACTGCGTCGGCAACGTCGAGCTGGGCCGCATGGACGAGTGGGTCGACTTCTACAACCGGGTGCTGGGCTTCTCCAACATGGCCGAGTTCATCGGCGACGACATCGCCACCGACTACTCGGCGTTGATGAGCAAAGTGGTCGCCAGCGGCAACCACCGGGTGAAGTTCCCACTCAACGAGCCGGCCTTGGGCAAGAAGCGCTCGCAGATCGACGAGTACCTCGACTTCTACTCCGGTGCGGGCTGCCAGCACATCGCGCTGGCCACCAGCGACATCCTGCGCACCGTCGACGTGCTGCGCGACAACGGCGTGGAGTTCCTCGACACCCCCGACTCCTACTACGACGACCCCGAGCTGCGCGAGCGCATCGGACACGTGCGGGTGCCGGTGGAGGAGCTGAAGAAGCGCAAGATCCTGGTCGACCGCGACGAGGACGGCTCTACCTGCTGCAGATCTTCACCAAGCCGTTGGGTGACCGCCCGACGATCTTCTTCGAGTTCATCGAGCGCCACGGCTCGCTCGGTTTCGGCAAGGGCAACTTCAAGGCCCTCTTCGAGGCCATCGAGCGCGAGCAGGAGCTGCGCGGCAACCTCTGACCCGGGTCGGGGAGAGCGGGGCGGTGTGGGTCGGCGCGGGCTAGGTTGAGCCTGTGCCGACCTACATCGCCTTCCTGCGTGCCATCAACCTCGGGGCGAGGCGCAAGTTTCCCAAGGACGCGATCGCGGCGGCGACCGCGTCGATCGGGGCGTGCGACGTCGAGACGTACATCAACACGGGCAACGTACGCCTCACGTCGCTGATGCGCTCGACGGCCAAGGTCGAGGAGGCGCTCGAGGCCGCCTACCTGGCCGACCGGGGCTTCGAGGTCCCGACGATCGCCCTCACCCCGGACGAGCTGCGGCGAGTCGCCGAGGAGGCCGAGGCCGTGCGCGCCCAGCTGGGTGAGCCGAGGACCCACTACGTGACGTTGCTGAAGGCGGCGCCCTCGGAGGCCGCGCTCGCTGCGGTCCAGGCTCTCGAGGCCCCCGGTGAGCGACTCGTCGTGCGGGGGCGAGGCGCTCACCTGCTGCTCGACGAGGGCATGCAGGGCTCGCGCCTGAGCAACGCCAAGGAGCTCAAGGCCCTCGGTGTCGGCACGGCACGCAACGTCACCGTCGTGCGTACGCTCGCCGAGCGGTGGTGCTGAGCCGCCCGCCGCTGGGGCCGGCCGTGGTCAGTGCGCGAGCAGCGAGACGCCCAGGGCGCCCATGACCACGGCGATGCCGCCGTCGAGGATGCGCCACGAGCTGGGCTTGGCGAAGAGGCCGCGCAGCAGGCGCGAGCCGTAGCCGAGCGCGAAGAACCAGCAGGTGCTGGCGATCAGGGCGCCGGCGAGGAACCACCAGCGGTCCGCGCCGAAGGAGTTGGCCACCGTGCCGAGCAGGACGATCGCGTCCAGGTAGAAGTGCGGGTTGAGCCAGGTGAGGGCCAGTGCGGTGAGCACGGCGGTCTTCACGCTCATCTGGGTGCCGTCGCCGGCCTCGAGTCCTGTCGGGCGCCAGGCGCGCAGGGCGGCGTGGATGCCGAAGGCGATCAGGTAGAGGCCGCCGATGACCTGGGCGACGGGCAGGGCGGCCGGCCAGCGCTCGATCACGACGCCGAGGCCGGCGACGCCGGCGGTGATCGCGACCAGGTCGGAGAGCAGGCAGGTCAGCACGATCGGGAGCACCCGTTCGCCCCGGATCCCCTGACGGAGGACGAAGGCGTTCTGGGCGCCGATGGCGACGATCAGGGCAAGCCCGGTGAAGAGACCGGTGAAGAGCACGTTGAACACGCAAGCAACGCTATGTCGCCACGACTCATCAATCCAGCGAAGGATTGTGAGGAATCATTAGAATCTCTTGTTGTGAAAGACCTCACCCAGATCGACCCCGTCGCCCTGCGCACCCTGGCCACCGCGGTGCGCGTCGGCACCTTCGAGGCGGCTGCCCGCGAGCTCCACGTGACCCCCTCGGCGGTGAGCCAACGGATCAAGGCGTTGGAGACTCGGGTGGGCCGGGTACTGGTCCACCGGACCAAGCCGCTCGAGGCCACCGACGCCGGCCACGTGCTGGTCCGGCTGGCTGCCCAGACGGAGATGCTGGAGCGGGAGGCCTACGCCGAGCTGGTCGACGACCCCGACGACGAGACCGAGGCCGGAGCCCCATGGACCAGCGTCCCGCTGGCGGTGAACTCGGACGCGATGTTCGACTGGTTCGTCGAGGCGCTGGTGAGCGTGCGCGAGCGCCACAGGGTCACCTTCGACATCCTGCGCGAGGACCAGAGCCGCACCACCGAGCGGCTGCGTCGCGGCGAGGTGATGGCGGCGATCACCTCCGACCCGCGCCCGGTCCCGGGCTGCAAGGTCGAGCGGCTCGGGGTGATGCGCTACCTCGCGGTCGGCAACCCGGCGTACGTCGCCGAGCACCTCCCGGAGGGCCCGACGACCGCGGCGCTCGGACGGGCGCCGATGGTGGCCTTCGACCGCGACGACACGCTCCAGCACGACTTCCTGCGCAAGGTCACCCGGCGCCACCTGGCGCCGCCGACGACGCTGATCCCGTCGGTGCACCAGTTCGACCACGCCGTCCATCGTGGCCTGGGGTGGGGGATGCTGATGGACTCCGAGGTCCGCGACCACCTCGACTCCGGACGGCTCGTCGAGATCGTCCCGGGACGCCACGTCGACGTGCCGCTCTACTGGCAGCGCTGGCGCCTGGAGTCACCCGTGATGGTCGACCTCACCGCCGCCGTGACCGAGCAGGCCCGGGCGTGGCTGGGGCGGTGAGGCCGACGTACGGCACGGGTGCGAGCTAGAGCACCTTCGACAGGAAGGACTGCGTACGCTCGTTCCGAGGGTTCGCGAGCACGTCGGCCGGCAGGCCCTCCTCGACGATGACGCCGCCGTCCATGAAGACCAGCTTGTCGCCGACCTCGCGGGCGAAGCCCATCTCGTGGGTGACCACCATCATCGTCATGCCCTCGTTGGCGAGGTCGCGCATGACGGCCAGCACGTCCCCGACCAGCTCCGGGTCGAGCGCCGAGGTGGGCTCGTCGAAGAGCATCATGTCGGGGTCCATCGACAGCGCGCGGGCGATCGCCACGCGCTGCTGTTGACCACCCGACAGGTGCGTAGGGTAGGCGTCCTCGCGGTCGGCGAGCCCGACCTTGGCCAGGTTGGCGCGGGCCACCTCGACGGCCTCGGCTTTGCTGCGCTTCTTCACGCCGCGTTGGGCGATGGTGAGGTTCTTCAGCACCGTCATGTGCGGGAAGAGGTTGAACTGCTGGAAGACCATGCCGATGCGCGAGCGCACCGCGTCGAGGTCGGTCTCCGGGTCGGTGATGTCGATGCCCTCGACCAGGACCTGGCCCGCGTTGGGCTCCTCCAGCCGGTTGACGCACCGCAGCAGCGTTGACTTGCCCGACCCCGAGGGGCCGATGACGCAGACGACCTGGCCGGGGTCGACGTGGAAGTCGATGCCCTTGAGCACCTCGTTCTTGCCGAACGACTTGCGCAGCCCACGGACGTCGATCGCGGGGACGCGAC includes these proteins:
- a CDS encoding LysE/ArgO family amino acid transporter, whose product is MFNVLFTGLFTGLALIVAIGAQNAFVLRQGIRGERVLPIVLTCLLSDLVAITAGVAGLGVVIERWPAALPVAQVIGGLYLIAFGIHAALRAWRPTGLEAGDGTQMSVKTAVLTALALTWLNPHFYLDAIVLLGTVANSFGADRWWFLAGALIASTCWFFALGYGSRLLRGLFAKPSSWRILDGGIAVVMGALGVSLLAH
- a CDS encoding amino acid ABC transporter ATP-binding protein produces the protein MTDSPTTPAPSGRVPAIDVRGLRKSFGKNEVLKGIDFHVDPGQVVCVIGPSGSGKSTLLRCVNRLEEPNAGQVLVEGIDITDPETDLDAVRSRIGMVFQQFNLFPHMTVLKNLTIAQRGVKKRSKAEAVEVARANLAKVGLADREDAYPTHLSGGQQQRVAIARALSMDPDMMLFDEPTSALDPELVGDVLAVMRDLANEGMTMMVVTHEMGFAREVGDKLVFMDGGVIVEEGLPADVLANPRNERTQSFLSKVL
- a CDS encoding DUF1697 domain-containing protein, which translates into the protein MPTYIAFLRAINLGARRKFPKDAIAAATASIGACDVETYINTGNVRLTSLMRSTAKVEEALEAAYLADRGFEVPTIALTPDELRRVAEEAEAVRAQLGEPRTHYVTLLKAAPSEAALAAVQALEAPGERLVVRGRGAHLLLDEGMQGSRLSNAKELKALGVGTARNVTVVRTLAERWC
- a CDS encoding LysR family transcriptional regulator ArgP, encoding MKDLTQIDPVALRTLATAVRVGTFEAAARELHVTPSAVSQRIKALETRVGRVLVHRTKPLEATDAGHVLVRLAAQTEMLEREAYAELVDDPDDETEAGAPWTSVPLAVNSDAMFDWFVEALVSVRERHRVTFDILREDQSRTTERLRRGEVMAAITSDPRPVPGCKVERLGVMRYLAVGNPAYVAEHLPEGPTTAALGRAPMVAFDRDDTLQHDFLRKVTRRHLAPPTTLIPSVHQFDHAVHRGLGWGMLMDSEVRDHLDSGRLVEIVPGRHVDVPLYWQRWRLESPVMVDLTAAVTEQARAWLGR
- the hppD gene encoding 4-hydroxyphenylpyruvate dioxygenase, translating into MTSQATPQHPMETLTADELRAELTVEQLRELVGLVEYDPSNDPFPVRALDAVCFIVGNATQAAAYYQLAFGMELEAYRGPETGWRDSKSYVLRSGSARFVLSGGVAPDSPLHDHHRQHGDGVVDLAMEVPDVDVCINHARAMGATILVEPHDETDEHGTVRTAAIATYGETRHTLVDRSRYDGPYLPGYVARTSTVVRGEGHPRRLFQAVDHCVGNVELGRMDEWVDFYNRVLGFSNMAEFIGDDIATDYSALMSKVVASGNHRVKFPLNEPALGKKRSQIDEYLDFYSGAGCQHIALATSDILRTVDVLRDNGVEFLDTPDSYYDDPELRERIGHVRVPVEELKKRKILVDRDEDGSTCCRSSPSRWVTARRSSSSSSSATARSVSARATSRPSSRPSSASRSCAATSDPGRGERGGVGRRGLG